In the genome of Dunckerocampus dactyliophorus isolate RoL2022-P2 chromosome 6, RoL_Ddac_1.1, whole genome shotgun sequence, one region contains:
- the ten1 gene encoding CST complex subunit TEN1 isoform X1 — MMLPAHATYYFQWEIKPGALPEGVSVRTFGRLTCYEQDMSRATLTAQHASKEHHVVINTSLVEPFHPIIGAQYLVLGETDSTDGVDMMVRARVLNCIDGVNIPRLQKAITEQRRFFKERESHRDDAVHNAT; from the exons ATGATGCTTCCTGCTCATGCGACCTattattttcaatgggaaatcAAGCCTGGAGCATTGCCGGAAGGAGTTTCAGTACGAACATTTGGCAG ACTGACCTGCTATGAGCAAGATATGTCCAGGGCTACGCTCACAGCTCAGCATGCTTCCAAGGAACACCATGTAGTCATCAATACCTCGCTTGTGGAACCATTTCATCCCATAATTGGAGCCCAGTATTTAGTTCTGGGTGAGACAGATTCGACTGATG GGGTGGACATGATGGTCCGAGCTCGTGTACTCAACTGTATAGATGGTGTAAACATTCCCCGTCTCCAGAAAGCCATCACTGAGCAGAGGAGGTTCTTCAAGGAAAGGGAGAGTCATCGGGACGACGCGGTGCATAACGCAACTTGA
- the ten1 gene encoding CST complex subunit TEN1 isoform X2, with protein MRPIIFNGKSSLEHCRKEFQYEHLAGGLTCYEQDMSRATLTAQHASKEHHVVINTSLVEPFHPIIGAQYLVLGETDSTDGVDMMVRARVLNCIDGVNIPRLQKAITEQRRFFKERESHRDDAVHNAT; from the exons ATGCGACCTattattttcaatgggaaatcAAGCCTGGAGCATTGCCGGAAGGAGTTTCAGTACGAACATTTGGCAGGTGG ACTGACCTGCTATGAGCAAGATATGTCCAGGGCTACGCTCACAGCTCAGCATGCTTCCAAGGAACACCATGTAGTCATCAATACCTCGCTTGTGGAACCATTTCATCCCATAATTGGAGCCCAGTATTTAGTTCTGGGTGAGACAGATTCGACTGATG GGGTGGACATGATGGTCCGAGCTCGTGTACTCAACTGTATAGATGGTGTAAACATTCCCCGTCTCCAGAAAGCCATCACTGAGCAGAGGAGGTTCTTCAAGGAAAGGGAGAGTCATCGGGACGACGCGGTGCATAACGCAACTTGA
- the evpla gene encoding envoplakin a yields MFRKKESSVKVNSPQPSNLALLIAQMQKNADLVEKDILRSEDLLAVDAENDKKDIPFQHQTEICDKLGEAEALLEDLFLAVDKAKKLKHPQAREIESDVLHLHERWLKDCTFYRDIYEQIDDVSLMPRIDWGPVFNDKQKAVSSDVFGPTMADLEKQIASHRLLHQEVEAYNSQLCVSSAGSKENYAALKKQYNKLLENSKWRGHYLNSLYEYMQGCNKELTFLGEEQEKIKKQDWSDRMADPPDVRRQYENFKNNSLLSHESEVNKLQDEGDRLVELKHPASATIQAQRDAVRNEWQKFLHLCICQETHLDNLEQYKKYQLDTEQLSETLSKLNNSLDSKVVSKKSNSELMLQLEAEDKAVQDSEQLLADLRRRSTTIPPLKQRRSPPNRSVTVESLCDWESERGSLSRGDKCTLKSNSDNENWDVITSKGVTNTFPAVCFTVPSPDPEAINKVDLLGSELDDIKRRRAMLATNLKNHKSEMAKSQQSAPVSTQLDPKLAALGQQLDKLNDDLSNAEKGMLSRMRAPMSRSNPTGDLANRLKEQEQAANALKALEQQKLAAQADLQPLLSKDPNGSSALPLKLNSANNKHDGIAALADLYTKKANASLNLEDQMRKVDGLISGFEKKLSEDGPILDVPNSIQAANDNINQQRKSIAAAQPDMRKLSQDLEITEQLCSSLQQGYQEFCPDIQRQRTEVKHLQNRYANVDNQLKERENILQEAASKNQEFQSSAKSLNFFLNNLPKNKINYNDDLSQVSMMQNSQERVMDDLKRKGNDMDRVTDLSQDLQNLLGEYDTNIDKFNSTLEGTSATITKRPYTLTLAEAVQKEEKDLVNRYSEASAENAQRQKQMGLARNLIVQNEEKVHLLAQHQVQLESQQRNASELNILARELEEERERTLHVETNLKAFRDRLLSLRNRRGVERVEEKEVLQYYRDPKLEGDLIDFQKRLHEESLRRTSIHNEVEIYNKKLTLLEDNIKNNPPKLLTREVTEFEKDPLLDVEVSKLRDEIARMRDDIRLRETEHIQIKTEIEILQQKKPLIKERVVKKEVVKVEKDPEMLRAVRVFETEISDESNKMKFINDNIFQLRSQINALERVIPNIQPTIITKEVKKVEQDPELITESKRIRTSVESEMMENNALSKELLDLHSRYREVSNLKPKVEVKEIVNEIYRIDPNTEVEILRLRKDIQEANTQRSVLDRDITKITSELNILRSQKPKVELREVLQEVVKEERSPENEREIQRLNDQIHFIHNNYNYLLEQVSTLKKERDGWKAEKSKVETKILTRDVIKYEPDPLLEKEADRLRRDLRDEAQRRRSIEEMVFDLKNKYILLERQKPEEKVVVQEIVRLQKDPRQVLEHERLSRSLDEEVTTRRHIELELQQLRTKVEERERILRESDEQQKRIVAESELRELKFRIHQLEHAPPAVQENIVVEEVLKVERDPKLERLTNGLRVDMDKETSDILRLQREIRSITLKLEVLQKEKSGEKKVYKEVVRVEKDQAVEAARDHLREQVSKQKFARQDIEDQIKRLSAKTNHLIITKSSTSREETTLAMNRDALLREKDNLTRELRTLEAKKHDINLSFEQQSRLMSERTQMSRQKSMKMGSELQLLEREILSEKDKIHMRDGTIRDLLLSLQKEEHTETRTKETNVSTKITILDPDTGKDMSPYDAYLQRLIDRQQYIHLQELECDWEEITSTGPDGETSVLQDRKSGKQYSIKDALREGRLTQNDLENYKQGKLHISEFALLVAGDNKHKSHFNSVTTRTSTSVKSDITDSTPPKMNPIAGIMDTHTDTCFTIRSAAMRKLIDPTTAQRLLEAQAATGGIIDITTRDRHSVHKAATRGLIDESQLQRLLNAQKAYTGVEDPVTRQRLSVGEAVQKGWMPKESATWYMEAQHLTGGLVDPTSTKRISILDAIASKMINSSIMREIQAETSYNKDITDPLSKQKINYKQALDRCRRDPVSGLLMLPASSKESGYTPAYNRFGRF; encoded by the exons ATGTTTCGGAAAAAAGAATCTTCGGTCAAGGTCAACAG TCCCCAGCCTAGCAACCTGGCCCTGTTGATCGCCCAGATGCAAAAGAATGCAGACCTGGTGGAGAAAGACATCCTCCGGTCTGAGGACCTCTTGGCTGTG GAtgctgaaaatgacaaaaaagacaTCCCCTTTCAGCACCAGACGGAGATCTGCGACAAGCTGGGCGAAGCCGAGGCTCTGCTGGAAGACCTCTTTCTGGCTGTGGACAAAGCCAAGAAGCTCAAACACCCACAGGCCAGAGAGATTGAGAGCGA TGTCCTCCACCTCCATGAGCGCTGGCTGAAGGACTGTACTTTCTATCGGGACATCTATGAGCAGATTGACGACGTGTCACTGATGCCCAGAATCGACTGGGGACCTGTTTTCAATGACAAGCAG AAAGCGGTGAGCAGCGATGTGTTTGGCCCCACCATGGCCGATCTGGAGAAACAGATTGCCTCTCACAGACTCCTGCACCAGGAGGTGGAAGCCTACAACTCACAGCTGTGTGTCAGTTCTGCAGGCAGCAAG GAGAACTACGCGGCCCTCAAGAAGCAGTACAACAAACTTCTG GAAAACTCCAAATGGCGCGGCCACTACTTGAACAGCCTGTATGAGTACATGCAGGGTTGCAACAAGGAGCTGACATTCTTGGGAGAGGAGCAGGAGAAGATCAAGAAGCAGGACTGGAGTGACCGGATGGCAGATCCTCCGGATGTTCGCAGGCAGTATGAG AACTTCAAGAACAACAGTCTGCTGTCACATGAGAGCGAGGTGAACAAACTGCAAGATGAAGGGGACAGACTCGTTGAGCTGAAGCACCCAGCCAGTGCCACCATACAG GCACAGAGAGATGCCGTGCGCAACGAGTGGCAGAAATTCCTCCACCTGTGCATTTGTCAGGAGACGCACCTGGACAATTTGGAACAATACAAAAAG TATCAACTGGACACAGAGCAGCTGTCAGAGACACTGAGCAAACTCAACAATAGTTTGGACTCGAAGGTCGTCAGCAAGAAGAGCAACTCTGAGTTGATGCTGCAGCTTGAG GCGGAGGACAAAGCCGTGCAAGACAGTGAACAGCTGCTGGCTGACCTGAGGAGACGCAGCACCACCATCCCTCCTCTGAAGCAGCGTCGTAGCCCACCTAATAGATCGGTTACAGTGGAGTCACTCTGCGACTGGGAGTCTGAAAGG GGATCCCTGTCAAGAGGAGACAAGTGCACATTGAAATCAAACTCTGACAATGAGAACTGGGATGTTATAACAAGCAAAGGGGTCACGAACACCTTCCCAGCAGTTTGCTTCACGGTCCCATCGCCTGATCCAGAGGCCATTAACAAAGTGGACCT TTTGGGTAGTGAACTGGATGATATCAAAAGAAGGAgagccatgttggccacaaaccTCAAGAATCACAAGTCAGAGATGGCCAAGTCCCAGCAATCAG CCCCAGTGTCCACCCAGCTGGATCCCAAACTGGCAGCGCTGGGTCAGCAGCTAGACAAGCTGAACGATGACCTGTCCAATGCTGAGAAAGGCATGCTGAGCCGCATGCGAGCCCCAATGAGCCGTTCCAACCCCACTGGAGATCTGGCCAACAGGCTGAAGGAACAAGAA CAAGCTGCCAATGCACTGAAAGCCTTGGAGCAGCAGAAGCTTGCAGCTCAGGCCGACCTGCAGCCTCTCCTGTCCAAAGACCCTAATGGCTCCTCTGCACTGCCACTCAAGCTGAACAGTGCTAACAACAAGCATGATGGAATTGCTGCACTCGCTGACCTCTACACAAAGAA GGCGAATGCTTCACTCAACCTGGAGGATCAAATGAGGAAGGTGGATGGCCTCATTTCTGGCTTTGAGAAAAAGCTCAGTGAAGACGGTCCAATACTTGATGTGCCAAACTCAATACAAGCTGCCAATGACAACATCAAT caaCAGCGAAAGTCTATAGCAGCGGCTCAGCCCGACATGAGGAAGCTGAGTCAGGATCTGGAGATCACTGAGCAGCTATGCAGCTCCCTGCAGCAGGGCTACCAGGAGTTTTGTCCCGACATCCAGCGTCAGAGGACTGAGGTCAAACACCTGCAGAACCGCTATGCGAATGTTGACAACCAACTGAAGGAGAG AGAGAACATCTTGCAAGAAGCTGCCTCCAAAAACCAAGAGTTCCAAAGCTCAGCCAAGTCCCTGAATTTCTTTCTGAACAATCTGCCGAAAAACAAGATAAACTACAACGATGACCTGTCTCAGGTGTCTATGATGCAGAATTCACAGGAG AGGGTGATGGATGACCTGAAGCGCAAAGGAAATGACATGGACAGAGTGACTGACTTGTCTCAAGACCTCCAGAATCTCCTCGGC GAATACGACACCAACATTGACAAATTCAACAGTACGCTTGAAGGCACCAGTGCCACCATCACCAAGAGACCTTATACACTCACCCTTGCCGAGGCTGTTCAGAAAGAG GAAAAGGATCTGGTCAATCGTTACTCTGAGGCATCCGCTGAAAATGCTCAACGGCAAAAACAGATGGGGTTGGCTCGTAATCTCATTGTACAA AATGAAGAGAAAGTCCACTTGCTGGCACAACATCAAGTACAGCTGGAAAGCCAGCAAAGGAATGCTTCTGAGTTAAACATTCTGGCCAGAGAGCTCGAAGAAGAGAGGGAAAGGACACTTCATGTTGAGACCAATCTAAAAGCCTTCAGAGATAGGTTGTTGTCACTGAGGAATCGCAGAGGAGTTGAACGTGTGGAGGAAAAAGAAGTGCTCCAGTACTACCGTGACCCAAAACTGGAGGGCGACTTAATAGATTTCCAGAAGAGACTGCATGAAGAATCTCTGAGGAGGACCAGCATCCACAATGAGGTGGAGATTTATAACAAGAAACTCACCCTCCTGGAggacaacataaaaaataatccaCCTAAACTACTGACGAGAGAGGTGACTGAGTTTGAGAAAGATCCGCTTCTGGATGTAGAGGTGTCAAAGCTGAGAGACGAGATAGCCAGAATGAGAGACGATATCCGGCTGCGAGAGACTGAGCACATTCAGATCAAGACGGAAATCGAGATTCTACAGCAGAAGAAACCACTCATTAAAGAGAGAGTAGTGAAGAAGGAAGTGGTGAAAGTAGAGAAAGACCCCGAGATGTTGAGAGCGGTGCGAGTGTTTGAGACCGAAATTTCTGATGAGAGTAACAAAATGAAGTTCATAAATGATAacattttccaactgagaaGCCAGATTAATGCACTGGAAAGAGTGATTCCCAACATCCAGCCTACAATCATCACAAAGGAAGTTAAAAAGGTGGAACAAGACCCTGAACTCATCACAGAATCCAAGAGGATTCGAACATCTGTGGAGAGTGAGATGATGGAAAACAATGCCTTGTCCAAAGAGCTGCTGGACCTCCACAGTCGCTACAGAGAAGTTAGCAATCTGAAACCCAAAGTGGAGGTGAAGGAAATTGTTAATGAGATTTACAGGATAGATCCGAATACAGAGGTAGAAATATTGCGCCTCAGGAAAGACATACAGGAGGCCAACACGCAGCGATCGGTCTTAGATAGGGATATCACAAAGATTACATCGGAGCTTAATATTCTTCGATCGCAAAAGCCCAAGGTGGAGCTGAGAGAAGTCCTTCAAGAAGTGGTGAAGGAAGAGAGAAGTCCTGAAAATGAGAGAGAGATTCAGAGGTTAAATGATCAGATTCACTTTATTCACAACAATTACAACTATCTCTTAGAACAGGTGAGTACACTCAAGAAAGAGAGAGACGGGTGGAAGGCTGAAAAGTCTAAGGTGGAGACCAAAATCCTCACCAGAGACGTCATTAAGTACGAACCTGACCCTCTCTTGGAGAAGGAGGCAGACCGCCTGAGAAGAGATTTGCGTGACGAGGCGCAGAGGCGCCGCTCGATCGAAGAGATGGTGTTCGACCTGAAGAACAAATACATCTTGTTGGAGAGACAGAAACCTGAGGAGAAAGTGGTTGTGCAGGAGATTGTACGTTTACAGAAGGACCCGAGGCAAGTGCTCGAACACGAGAGGCTCAGTCGGAGCCTGGATGAAGAAGTGACGACTCGCCGTCATATTGAACTGGAGTTGCAGCAACTGAGAACAAAGGTGGAAGAGAGGGAGAGGATCCTCAGAGAGAGCGATGAGCAACAGAAGAGGATTGTCGCAGAGTCAGAACTCAGAGAGCTCAAATTCCGTATCCACCAGTTGGAGCACGCCCCACCTGCTGTCCAGGAGAATATCGTTGTTGAGGAGGTGCTGAAGGTGGAGAGAGACCCAAAACTGGAAAGGCTGACCAATGGTCTGCGTGTAGACATGGACAAAGAAACCAGCGACATCTTGCGTCTCCAGAGAGAAATACGTAGCATCACCTTGAAGCTTGAGGTACTCCAGAAAGAGAAGTCTGGTGAGAAGAAAGTGTACAAGGAGGTCGTCCGTGTGGAGAAAGATCAAGCTGTGGAAGCAGCCAGGGATCACTTAAGGGAACAGGTGTCTAAGCAAAAATTTGCAAGGCAGGACATTGAGGATCAAATCAAACGTCTCAGCGCTAAAACAAACCATCTGATAATTACCAAGTCTAGCACCTCAAGAGAAGAGACTACACTAGCCATGAACAGAGATGCCTTACTGAGGGAGAAGGACAACCTGACCCGAGAGCTCAGGACCCTGGAGGCCAAGAAGCATGACATCAACTTGTCCTTCGAGCAGCAGAGCAGGTTGATGAGTGAGAGGACGCAGATGAGCCGGCAAAAGAGCATGAAGATGGGTTCTGAACTTCAGCTGCTCGAGAGGGAAATCCTGAGCGAAAAGGACAAGATCCACATGCGTGACGGCACCATCCGAGACCTCCTGCTGAGCCTACAGAAAGAGGAACATACAGAAACCAGGACTAAAGAGACCAATGTGTCCACCAAAATCACCATTCTGGATCCGGATACTGGAAAAGACATGTCTCCCTATGACGCCTACCTGCAGCGTCTGATCGATCGGCAGCAGTACATTCACCTGCAGGAGCTCGAATGCGACTGGGAGGAGATCACCTCTACAGGACCTGACGGCGAGACATCTGTATTGCAGGATCGCAAGAGTGGCAAGCAGTACTCTATTAAAGACGCCCTGAGGGAAGGTAGACTCACACAGAATGATTTGGAGAATTACAAACAGGGCAAACTCCACATCTCAGAGTTTGCCTTGTTGGTTGCGGGGGATAATAAACATAAGTCTCATTTCAACTCCGTTACCACGCGGACCAGCACATCAGTCAAGTCAGATATCACTGACTCTACCCCACCAAAAATGAATCCAATCGCTGGGATCATGGATACACACACTGACACCTGCTTCACCATACGCAGTGCCGCCATGCGCAAACTTATTGACCCCACTACAGCCCAAAGGCTTTTGGAGGCTCAGGCAGCGACCGGAGGCATCATTGATATCACCACCAGGGACAGACACTCTGTTCACAAGGCGGCCACCAGAGGCCTCATCGATGAGAGCCAACTCCAGAGGCTCCTCAATGCTCAAAAGGCCTATACCGGCGTTGAAGACCCCGTGACAAGACAGCGTCTGTCTGTAGGTGAAGCCGTCCAGAAAGGCTGGATGCCAAAGGAAAGTGCTACTTGGTACATGGAGGCACAGCACCTGACGGGAGGGCTGGTTGATCCCACAAGCACCAAAAGAATAAGCATCTTGGATGCCATTGCATCCAAAATGATAAACAGCAGCATAATGAGAGAAATTCAAGCTGAAACAAGTTACAATAAGGATATCACAGACCCCCTCTCCAAGCAGAAGATCAACTACAAGCAAGCTCTGGATCGCTGTAGGAGAGACCCCGTCTCTGGCCTGCTAATGCTGCCGGCCTCCTCCAAAGAGTCTGGTTACACTCCGGCATACAACAGATTTGGTAGGTTCTAA